In Tepidanaerobacter syntrophicus, the following are encoded in one genomic region:
- a CDS encoding bacteriohemerythrin codes for MIKWKDDYKIGVEQIDKQHQKLFEIANEAYNLLKNDFCYDKFDQIIQILAELRDYAIYHFQSEENYMLSIGYKGYPLQKAAHDSFVEKLNAVNLDSIDENQNQYILELLDFIINWISDHILGADKLITQSSNR; via the coding sequence TTGATTAAGTGGAAGGATGACTACAAGATAGGCGTAGAACAAATTGATAAGCAGCATCAAAAATTATTCGAGATAGCCAATGAAGCTTATAATCTTTTAAAAAATGATTTTTGCTATGACAAATTTGATCAAATAATACAAATACTGGCAGAGCTAAGAGATTATGCTATTTATCATTTTCAGTCAGAAGAAAATTACATGCTCAGCATCGGTTATAAAGGCTATCCTTTGCAAAAGGCAGCTCATGACAGTTTCGTAGAAAAACTTAACGCAGTAAACCTTGACAGCATAGACGAGAACCAAAATCAATATATCCTAGAGCTACTAGATTTTATAATTAACTGGATAAGCGACCATATCCTAGGTGCGGATAAACTTATTACACAATCTTCAAATCGATAA
- a CDS encoding calcium-transporting P-type ATPase, PMR1-type, which produces MAEKTNWYSLKKEEISSKLNTDLKSGLSSEEAKKRLDEVGYNELVGKKGETIWQMLLEQFKDFLVLILIGASLVSAVVGETTDAIVIILIVILNAILGVVQEARASKALEALKKMAAPEAKVIRDGKVVEIPARELVPGDIVILEAGNYVPADLRLIESINLKIDEASLTGESVPSEKNAEVVLGGEVPLGDRNNSAFMGTVVTYGRGKGIVIETGMNTEIGLIAKMLESYEEEETPLQKKLDDLGKVLGIACLVICGIVFVLGIFEGNPLLDMFMTAVSLAVAAIPEGLPAIVTIVLALGMQRMVKRHAIIKKLHAVETLGSTTVICSDKTGTLTQNEMTARKVFVNGKFYSITGEGYKPIGEFYLDDQKYDPLSDSDLKMLLTISALCNDAKLEESGSNTEKSWRIMGDPTEGCLIVAAEKAGLSAEELNALTPRLQEIPFDSDRKRMTTFHLYNNSYFAFTKGAPDIMLSLSNRILKNNQVFDITDEDRKTILEANHGMASQALRVLGFAFKPVDSIPSHPDPAEVEKDMIFVGLVGMIDPARPEAKDAIKICKQAGIKPVMITGDYKDTAEAIAKELGMIDENSQALTGLDLDKMTDEELVSVANNVSVYARVSPVHKLRIVDAIKNNGHIVAMTGDGVNDAPALKRADIGIAMGITGTDVAKEAADMILTDDNFASIVAAVEEGRTIYANIRKFIFFLLSCNIAEILIIFVAMLAGLPVPLKPIQLLWLNLLTDAFPALALGMEAKEPGIMKKPPRNPNEPILDKKMNWQIAVQSTFMTIAVLGVFVFSLNSTSDLRVARTFAFATLIFSELLRAYTSRSEELLIYKIGFFSNLYMVGGTLLSFLLLIAVLYIPALREIFDTVKLSFYDWDIIVLFGILPFIAAEITKLFLARLQK; this is translated from the coding sequence TTGGCCGAAAAAACTAATTGGTATTCTCTAAAAAAGGAGGAAATATCAAGTAAGCTAAATACTGATCTAAAAAGCGGTCTCTCCTCAGAAGAGGCAAAAAAGCGCCTAGATGAAGTGGGATACAACGAGCTTGTTGGCAAAAAAGGCGAAACTATTTGGCAAATGCTGCTTGAACAGTTTAAAGACTTTCTTGTCCTAATCCTTATTGGTGCAAGCCTTGTTTCTGCTGTTGTAGGGGAGACAACTGATGCAATCGTAATAATTTTAATAGTTATTCTAAACGCAATTTTAGGTGTTGTCCAGGAAGCAAGAGCTAGTAAAGCTTTGGAAGCCTTAAAAAAAATGGCAGCTCCTGAGGCAAAGGTTATAAGAGACGGCAAGGTTGTTGAAATTCCTGCAAGAGAACTAGTTCCAGGTGACATAGTTATACTAGAGGCAGGAAATTATGTGCCTGCAGATTTAAGACTTATCGAAAGCATAAACTTAAAAATCGATGAAGCTTCTCTTACCGGTGAATCAGTTCCTTCGGAGAAAAATGCTGAAGTTGTCCTAGGCGGAGAAGTTCCATTAGGCGATAGAAATAATTCAGCATTTATGGGCACAGTGGTAACATATGGCAGAGGCAAGGGAATAGTTATAGAAACAGGTATGAACACAGAAATAGGGCTAATTGCCAAGATGCTTGAGTCTTATGAAGAAGAGGAAACACCTTTGCAGAAAAAACTAGATGATCTCGGAAAGGTTTTAGGGATCGCCTGTCTCGTAATATGTGGTATAGTTTTCGTCTTGGGTATTTTTGAAGGTAATCCGCTTCTTGATATGTTCATGACAGCAGTGAGTCTTGCAGTAGCTGCCATACCCGAAGGTTTACCTGCAATAGTTACGATAGTTCTTGCTCTTGGAATGCAAAGAATGGTTAAAAGACATGCTATCATAAAAAAACTGCATGCAGTCGAAACTTTGGGGAGCACTACTGTTATTTGTTCCGATAAAACCGGGACACTTACGCAAAACGAAATGACAGCAAGAAAGGTATTTGTAAATGGCAAGTTTTATTCGATTACAGGTGAGGGATATAAACCCATAGGTGAGTTTTATCTAGACGATCAAAAATACGATCCTTTATCTGATTCTGACTTAAAGATGCTTCTAACTATCAGCGCATTGTGCAATGACGCAAAGTTAGAAGAAAGCGGCTCAAATACCGAAAAAAGCTGGCGCATCATGGGGGATCCTACCGAAGGCTGCTTAATAGTAGCAGCTGAAAAGGCGGGTCTTTCAGCTGAAGAGCTGAATGCTTTGACACCAAGGCTTCAAGAAATACCTTTTGATTCCGATCGCAAGCGAATGACTACTTTCCATCTATACAATAATAGCTATTTTGCTTTTACAAAAGGCGCACCGGATATAATGCTGAGCTTGTCAAATAGAATTCTAAAGAATAATCAAGTTTTTGATATAACCGACGAAGACCGCAAAACAATATTAGAAGCAAACCACGGCATGGCTTCTCAGGCTCTTAGAGTTTTAGGCTTTGCCTTTAAACCGGTAGATTCTATACCATCGCACCCTGATCCAGCAGAAGTTGAAAAAGATATGATTTTTGTAGGTCTTGTCGGCATGATTGATCCTGCAAGGCCTGAAGCAAAAGATGCAATAAAAATTTGTAAACAAGCTGGTATAAAACCTGTAATGATTACAGGAGACTATAAGGATACTGCCGAAGCAATCGCAAAAGAACTAGGTATGATCGACGAGAATTCTCAAGCTCTTACTGGTCTTGATCTAGATAAGATGACTGATGAAGAATTGGTATCTGTTGCTAACAATGTGTCGGTTTATGCAAGGGTATCCCCAGTTCATAAGCTTAGAATAGTAGATGCCATAAAAAACAATGGTCATATTGTCGCAATGACAGGTGATGGTGTCAATGACGCTCCTGCACTTAAAAGAGCGGATATAGGAATCGCTATGGGCATTACCGGAACGGATGTAGCTAAAGAAGCTGCAGATATGATTTTAACAGATGATAATTTCGCCAGTATAGTTGCTGCTGTAGAAGAAGGAAGGACAATATATGCAAATATACGCAAATTTATATTCTTCCTTTTATCCTGTAATATAGCGGAAATACTAATCATATTTGTTGCAATGCTAGCCGGCTTGCCTGTGCCGCTAAAACCAATCCAGTTACTCTGGCTAAACCTGCTGACTGATGCTTTCCCCGCATTAGCACTTGGTATGGAAGCCAAGGAACCAGGCATCATGAAAAAACCGCCGCGTAATCCTAATGAACCGATACTTGACAAAAAAATGAATTGGCAAATTGCTGTTCAAAGCACGTTTATGACTATTGCCGTTCTTGGAGTATTTGTATTTTCATTGAACTCTACTTCTGATCTTCGAGTTGCCAGGACATTCGCCTTCGCGACATTAATTTTCAGCGAGCTTCTAAGGGCATATACTTCTCGTTCGGAAGAACTTCTTATTTACAAAATAGGATTTTTTAGTAACTTATATATGGTTGGCGGTACACTTTTATCTTTCCTGCTCTTGATAGCAGTTTTGTATATACCTGCATTAAGAGAGATATTTGATACAGTAAAATTATCTTTTTATGACTGGGATATTATAGTATTGTTTGGTATACTGCCCTTTATTGCCGCTGAGATAACTAAACTATTTCTTGCAAGACTCCAAAAATAA
- a CDS encoding QueT transporter family protein, with protein MLWFAILIFLIAAIVFWLVFQQRKNSQTNPSAYLISRAALIAAIYALVTYVFEPISYGPVQVRISEALTLLPLMDPAAVPGLFVGCLIANILGGLGLWDICLGSLITFLAAYITSKMPNPFLGAVPPIVLNALGVAFYLSKIYSVPYIATALYIGLGELISVAGIGIPLFYLIQRTNLRKIFNKK; from the coding sequence ATGCTTTGGTTTGCAATACTTATATTCTTAATTGCAGCAATCGTTTTTTGGCTTGTATTTCAGCAACGAAAAAACAGCCAAACAAATCCTTCTGCGTATTTAATTTCAAGAGCAGCGCTTATAGCTGCTATTTACGCACTGGTTACTTACGTTTTTGAACCGATAAGTTATGGTCCTGTTCAAGTTAGGATCTCTGAGGCGCTTACACTATTGCCTCTTATGGATCCGGCAGCTGTTCCCGGTCTTTTTGTAGGCTGTTTGATTGCAAATATATTAGGCGGTTTAGGTTTATGGGATATCTGTCTTGGCAGCTTGATTACCTTTTTAGCCGCTTATATCACAAGCAAAATGCCAAACCCCTTTTTAGGAGCGGTTCCGCCTATAGTCCTGAATGCTTTAGGAGTAGCTTTTTACCTTTCCAAAATTTATAGCGTTCCCTATATTGCAACAGCTCTATATATTGGCCTAGGCGAGCTTATATCCGTTGCCGGAATAGGTATACCACTATTTTATTTGATACAGCGCACGAATTTAAGGAAAATCTTCAACAAAAAATAA
- the mltG gene encoding endolytic transglycosylase MltG — MRYKLKYSGQSLIKYIKSNKAQALFLIAIFLVLIIAIWFKISLSPKDPSNKAAVEFEVKKGETAQELALNLQSKGLIKNDTIFILYAKIKGLDIKIKSGRYYLSPSMTVGEILNKLIDEKNSINDVRVTIPEGSTLKDIANILKDKGLINDTAEFISYAKAQNFKDKYDFLKDFPQDATLEGFLFPDTYFLPKDRSVEFYIDVFLKQFEKIYKTELSGILEEKYPKYSIYQIVTLASIVEKEAKLESERPIIAAVFYNRLEKGMPLQSCATIEFLLDEHKEKLSFDDLKINSPYNTYKNTGLPPGPIGAPGLSSLLATISPANVDYLYFVAKGDGSHIFTKTYADHLNAQEKIESSNN; from the coding sequence TTGAGATATAAATTAAAATATTCAGGCCAAAGCCTGATAAAATATATTAAATCAAATAAAGCCCAAGCATTGTTTTTAATAGCAATCTTTTTAGTTTTGATTATAGCAATTTGGTTTAAAATTTCACTTTCTCCAAAAGACCCATCAAATAAGGCAGCCGTCGAATTCGAGGTAAAGAAAGGTGAAACAGCACAAGAACTAGCACTAAACTTGCAAAGTAAAGGCTTAATAAAGAATGATACAATTTTTATTCTTTATGCGAAAATAAAGGGGCTGGATATAAAGATAAAAAGTGGAAGATATTATTTAAGTCCCTCTATGACCGTCGGGGAAATCTTAAATAAGTTAATAGATGAAAAAAATTCAATTAATGATGTTCGAGTTACAATTCCTGAGGGAAGCACTTTAAAAGACATTGCCAACATATTAAAAGATAAGGGCTTGATTAATGATACAGCTGAATTTATCAGCTATGCTAAGGCGCAAAATTTTAAGGATAAGTACGACTTTCTTAAAGATTTTCCACAAGATGCTACTCTGGAAGGATTTCTATTTCCTGACACCTATTTTTTGCCTAAGGACAGAAGCGTGGAGTTTTATATCGATGTGTTTTTAAAGCAATTTGAGAAAATATATAAAACTGAATTGTCTGGAATATTAGAAGAAAAATATCCTAAGTATAGCATATACCAAATAGTTACATTAGCATCTATAGTAGAAAAAGAAGCAAAACTTGAAAGTGAAAGGCCGATAATTGCAGCAGTATTTTACAACCGACTTGAAAAGGGGATGCCCTTGCAGTCTTGCGCAACAATAGAGTTTTTGTTAGATGAACACAAGGAGAAGCTTTCCTTTGACGACCTTAAGATAAATTCGCCATACAACACTTATAAAAATACAGGCTTGCCTCCTGGACCAATAGGAGCACCTGGACTTTCATCGCTACTTGCAACAATTTCTCCTGCAAATGTTGATTATCTTTACTTTGTAGCAAAAGGCGACGGTTCGCATATATTTACTAAAACATATGCAGATCATTTAAACGCTCAAGAGAAGATTGAAAGTAGCAATAACTAA